The Desulfatibacillum aliphaticivorans DSM 15576 DNA segment GAGGACGGAGACCGGGAAGTCAAATTCAAGGACGCCACCTTGATGCTGGAAATCACGCCCCACGTCATTGACGAAGGGCAGATGAAAATGAAGGTGTCCATCAAAAAGGACGAGGTTGACTTGTCCCGCAACGTGGAAGGCAACCCGTTTATCCTCAAAAAGCGCACCGAAACCAATCTGATTGTGAGAAACGGCGAGACGGTCGTTATATCCGGCCTGTCCAAAACGAGAAGCTCCGAAGGGGATACGGGAATCCCCTGGTTGAAGGATATTCCGGGCCTGGGATACCTCTTTAAAGGGGAGAGCAAAAGCGAGGCCATGGAGGAAGTCCTGATTTTCCTCACCCCCAATGTTTTGCCCAAGCCGGGAGAAGCGATGGTGCAGGAGCAAAACGTCAACATGCCCGCTTCCGTGGGGGGTAATGAATCCTGATTAGTCAGGAATAAGGCGCCATGGATTATTTTCAACTGCTGGACTTGAAGAAGGAGCCTTTTTCCAACTCTCCGGACCCTGAGTTTTTTTACGGGTCGCGGCAACACTTGGGGTGCCTCCAAAAACTGGAACTCTCCGTCCGCCTTCGCCGCGGGCTGAACGTGATCACGGCGGACGTGGGCATGGGCAAAACCACCCTATGCCGCCAGCTTATCAGGCGCTTCTCCGCGGATAAGGACGTCCGGACCCATCTCTTGCTGGACCCTGCGTGCTCCTCAGCCCACGAGTTTTTATGCATCATCGCCCAGATGTTCAATCTTCCGGTAGACCCGGAAAAGGATACGGAACGGCGCCTCAAAGAAAAAATTAAGGGATACCTGTTCGAACAAGGCGTGGAAAAGGATAAGGTCATAGCCCTCATTATCGACGAAGGGCAAAAGCTCCCCTACCACTGTACGGAAGTGCTTCGGGAGTTTTTGAATTACGAGACCAATTCCAACAAGCTGCTTCAAATCATCATTTTTGCGCAAACGGAATTTGACCAGATTCTTCAGGAACACCCTAATTTTGCCGACCGGGTCAGCCTTTACCACAAACTTTCGCCCCTTTCCTATAAGGAAACCAAGGCGTTGGTGCAGTTCCGGCTCCGAGAGGCCGCGGAAGGCGTTGTGCCCGCCATCTTTTCCGAAAGCGGTTTTTGGGCCGTATATCAATCCACGGGAGGATATCCCCGGAAAATTGTGGAACTGGGATACAGGGTGCTGCTCGCCCTGATCGTACAAAGCAGACGGAAGGCGAACTGGCGCCTGGTGCGCTCCTGCGCCAAACGGGGAACGCCGATCAAACGCCAGGAGCGAACTTTAAGGCCTGTGTTTACCGGGCTGCTTATCGCAGCCATTGCCTTGGGGCTCAGCGTGGCGTCCAAGGAGGATGTTGCGAGTCTTTGGAAACGCTTTTCGCCGCAATCAAACGTGGAACTGATGTCGGCCGCCCCGGCGGCGGTCGCCCCCAAACCGGCGGTCAAGCCCCCGGCCGTCAAGCAGGCTGCGGCGCCCCCGGCCGCTCCCGCTGTTTCGGCGGTTGCATCGTCAGCCCCCGAGACGCCTGAGCAGCCAGCCCAGGAGGCGCCCGGCCCTGCAGATGCCGCTTCCATTGCGGAGGAAGAGCCTTTGATTGCTGAATCCCAGCTTGAGGAGCCGCCCCGGGCTCAGCCCTTATACGCCGCCGTCAAAGAGCCTGTAGCGGCGCCGGCGGCCGCCAAACCCGAACCGGCGGTTTTTCCGGCCGGTCTGGTCAGTATGTGGGGAGGGCGTTTTACCGATTACTCCCAGATAATTTTTTGGTTCGATAAGGAAGTTGCTTTTGAAGGGCCGGCGCTCCATTCCCGGGAAGCGGAATTCCGCTTTTTTAACGCCGTGAGCAAGGTGGCTTCCTATAGGGAATACTCCAGTTTTCCAGGCTGGGTGATGTTGAAAAAGAGGGATGGAGACGTCCAGGCGCGCATCGGATTGCCTGCCAATCTGGAAGGAATCGAACACTTTGTGGAACATGATCCTTTTCGCATAATCGTCAACTTATATCATTACCAACAGCCCCGTGTAGAGGATAAGAGCTGAGATGAGAATCAGAAAAAGACTGGGCGAGCTACTGGTTGAGGGGGGGCTTTTAACCGACGAACAACTGAAGGACGCCCTGGCCCAGCACAAAAAGTCCGGCATGAAACTTGGCAAGTTCCTGGTGCAGCGCGGCATCGTGCGGGAAGACGCCATGATCGACGCGGTGGCCTCCCAGTTGAAAATCGACCGGTACAGGGCCGACAAATACCCGGTGAACGCCGAGTTGGCCTCGGTCATCCCCATGGACATGGCCCAGAGGAATCAGTTGGTCCCCCTTGCCAAAAAGCCCCACCTGCTGACCGTCGGCATGACGGACCCCATGGACATTGAAAGCCTGGACGCCATCGAAATTTACACCAACACCGAGGTCGAGGCCGTCATTTGTACGGAACGGGAGCTGACTCAGCTGATTAGCAGCCTGTACGGCTTTTCCTCTTTAGCCGACGGCATGGAAGAAGTGCAGGGCCTGGAAATGGGGCCGGAATCCCAGGTTCAGGAAGAATCTGCGGATACGGAAATCGAAGTGCAGTCCCTGGCCGGCATGGTGGACGAAGCCCCGGTCGTCAGGCTGGTGAACTCCATTCTGTCCCAGGCCATCCGGGAGGGGGCCTCGGATGTGCACATAGGACCCGAGAAGACTTACTCCCACGTTCGTTACCGCATTGACGGGAAATTGCACGAGGTGCCTGCGCCTCCCAAATCCCTGCTTATGCCAGTGATTTCGCGCATCAAGATTCTCAGCAACATGGACATTGCAACCACCCGCATTCCCCAGGACGGCAGGTTCACCCTGAAAATGGAGAATCGCGAGATCAATGTCCGCGCCTCCACCGTGCCCACCATCTACGGAGAAAATCTGGTTCTCAGGCTTTTGGACATGAGCAGCGGCATCTATTCCCTGCACGAGTTGGGCATGAACAAGGATGACCGCGCCAAGATTGAGAGCGTTATCGTCAAGCCCTACGGGATGATTCTTTCCACCGGCCCCACGGGCAGCGGTAAAAGCACCAGTCTTTACGCCATTCTCCAGGCATTGAACAAGCCGGACATCAACATCATCACCGTGGAAGACCCGGTGGAATACCGCCTGGAAAAAATCAAGCAGATCCAGCTGAACCGCAAGGCGGGCATGACCTTCGCCAGCGGTTTGCGGGCCATCCTGCGCCAGGACCCTGACGTCATCATGGTCGGCGAAATCCGGGACGGCGAAACCGCCTCCATCGCGGTCCAGGCCGCCCTCACCGGCCACAGGGTGTTGTCCACCCTGCACACCAACGACTCGGCCGGCGCCGTCACCCGTTTGGTGGACATGGGCATCGAGCCCTTCCTGGTCTCCTCGGTGCTTTTGGTATCCTTCGCTCAGCGCCTGGTGCGCACCGTTTGCACGGGCTGCCAGGAGAGCTACATCCCCACCGAAGAAAGTCTGGCGGCCTGGGGGCTTTCCCAGGCGGACGTGGCGGGAGTGGACTTCAAAAGGGGCAAGGGCTGCGCCATGTGCATGCAAACCGGCTTCAAGGGCAGGACCGGCATTTTCGAGGTTTTGAAAAACGACGAGGCCATTCAGGATTTGATTTCCAGGCGGGATTCGTCCCAGGAAATCGCCCGGTCGGCCAGGTCCGCGGGCAAGATGCGTTTTTTAAAGGAAGACGCCCTGGACAAGGTGTTTGCAGGAAGAACCACCCTGGAAGAAGCGGCCTCTGCAGTTATGACTTAAGAACAAGGCGACAGGAAGCATCATGGCGACATACAATTACACGGCGATGAATGAAGTGGGAACCAAGGTGTCAGGCACGCTGGAGGCGGAGACCTCCGACGGCGCCCGGCGGATTTTGAGCTCCCGAGGCTTCATTCCCACCAAGGTCACCAAAACCCGTGGAGAGGAGAAAGCGCAAAAGGAAAGCCTGGGCGACAGGCTGAGCAGGGTGGGGTCTCGGGACATCATCCTGTTCACCAAGCAATTCGCCACCATGCTGAGGGCGGGCATTCCCATCATTGATCTTTTTCAGGTTGCGGAGTCGCAAACCGAAAATCCCAAGCTAAAAAGGGTTATCGCGCAGATTTCCAAGGACATCCAGGAGGGCGCCAGCCTCCATCAGGCCATGAAAAAGCATCCCTCCGTGTTTTCTCCCTTGTACTTGAGCATGATGCGCGCCGGCGAAACCAGCGGGGCTCTGCCCCAGATTTTGGAGCGCTTGATATACATCATCGACCATGAGGAAAAGGTCAAAAAGGACATCCGGGGCGCCATGATTTATCCGGCGCTGGTAACCATTGTTCTAACGGGGGCCTTCTTTCTTTTGGAAATCAAGGTGGTGCCTGTTTTTGCCAAAATGTTCAGTAGGGCGAATATCGAATTACCCTTGCCCACAAAAATTTGTATAAACATATACACTTTTTTAGCCACGTATTGGCCTTTTTTAATCGGCGCTTTTGCCTTGCTGGCGGTAGCCTTGTATTTCTACTTAAGGACCGAGCAAGGGAAATATACTTTTAATAAAATTGTACTCCAACTGCCTATCTTCGGAGACTTGTTCACAAAAGCGGCCATGTCGCGGTTTGCGAGCATCTTCGCTATATTGCAGTCCAGCGGGGTGACCGTATTGGATTCGTTCACTATCTTGTCCGGAACCATTGGGAGTGCAGCCATGTCCCGGCAGTTTGACGGCATCCGTCAAAGGTTGGAACAGGGGCGGGGCATCTCGGAGCCGCTAAGGGAGGCAGAGTTCTTCACCCCCATGGTCATTAATATGGTGGCCATTGGCGAAGAGTCAGGAAACCTGGAGGAGATGCTTCAAGTGATTTCCGACCACTACGACGATGAGGTGGAGTACGCTGTAAAGGCCCTGTCAGAAGCCATTGTACCAATTTTGACAATAGCATTAGCAGCGGTTGTCGGTTTTTTTGCCTTAGCCATTTTTTTGCCTATGTGGGATATGACAAAGATGGTGAAAAGATAGGACGCGGTTTTTCTTTCAAGATTTTTGTAGGCATTTTATATTTAACTTTTTCCGGGAAAAATGAAAAAGTCCCTATACCATATTAAGTTATATATAATTATTCCTCTAATTTTTTCAGGAATTTCTCTCCTGTCATTTATTGTGGCCTACAGAACTACGCACGCCTATCTATTGACAGGAGTAGACCCTGTTCCCCCCCTCCTATTGTGGGGAGTTCTCTTATGGGCTGGAACTTTTGTTTGCGGCCTGATTATGATCAGAGTGATTTTGGGTCCTGTGGAGCAATTTGTCGTCGAGGCTGAAAGCCTGGGGGTTGGTCTTCCAAAAAGCTCAAAAGATGGCGAAGCCTTGGGAAAGGACGAAATGGCCCGGTATACAACGGTTTTCAGGCAGGTAAGCGAGGTTTTGAATCGCGTGGAGGCCAGGAAGCTATTCCCTGAAATCGTGGCCCAAAGCAAAGCCATGCGCCAGGTTCTTTCCCAGATAAAACGGGTGGCCCCGACCGACTCCACTGTTTTGATAACAGGGGAAAGCGGAACCGGCAAGGAACTGGTCGCCGACAGCATTCACAGGCACAGCCAGCGTAATGGAAGGCGTTTCGTGAAAATCAACTGCGCCGCCATCCCTGAAACCCTGCTGGAAAGCGAATTGTTCGGGTATGAGAAAGGCGCTTTTACAGGAGCGGAGGCCCGCAAGCCCGGGAAGTTTGAACAAGCCAACGGCGGCACGGTTTTTCTGGACGAAATCGGGGACATGCCCCTGGAAACCCAGGCGAAAATTTTAAGGGTCCTGGAGGAAAAGGAAGTGGACAGGCTTGGGGGGATGCGCCCCGTCCCCGTGGATGTACGGGTTGTCGCCGCCACCAATAGAAATATTCAGGAAATGGTCGATAATAATGAATTTCGGGAGGACCTGTTTTTTCGTTTGAATGTCTTTCCCATCCAATTGCCGCCCTTACGGGAGCGGCCGGAGGACATTCCTTTTTTGGTGGAGGCCTTTTTATCGCATTCCGATAAAGAGGCCTCGGTGTCTCCCCAGGCCATGCACATTTTATGCGCCCATCCATGGCACGGCAACGTGAGGGAGTTAAGAAACGTTGTTGAAAGCGCCCTGCTGTACAGCCAAAAAATCGTGGAGCCTGAACATCTGCCTCCGGCCCTTTCCGGCAGCATGGCGATCCCGACGCCTGTCGGGGTGTTTATTTCCGGGGAGGAGGAATCCCTGGACTTGGATTATCGGCTGCAGGAGTTGGAAAAAGGGATTTTGGTGGAGGCCTTAAAGCGATCGGACGGAGTGCAGGCTCAGGCCGCCCGTTTGTTGGGAATCAAGGAGAGGAGTCTTTGGCATCGGGTGAAGAAGTACGGAATTGATGTTTCCCAAATTCGCCGCCACACGCGCCAATAGTCCTTCATTTTTTGGTGGATAACCCTACAAAAAATGGAGATACGGCTTTTTAAAGGGTTTTTGACGAGAGTTTAATAATGAAATTTTTGCATATAACTATTTGTAAATTTTTCTAATAGTGTGCGTTAATTGTAAATTAACTATTATTTAGGGAAAAATGGCGCAGTATTTGCTTTATAGGACGGTAAAACCGAAGCACAGGCTCTTAAATATAACGCATGTTCCAAAAACTGAAACACTAAACAGGAAAGGAGTAGGGCCATGTTGAACAAATGGAAGAAAAAAGTCAGAGGCCAAGAGGGCTTCACCCTCATCGAAATCATCGCGGTTCTGGTCATCCTGGGCATCCTGGCCGCCGTGGCCGTGCCCAAGTACTTTGATTTGCAAGAGGATGCTGCAAAGGGTGCCGCGGAAGGCGCAGTGGCTGAAGGGATTTCCAGAATCAACCAGCACTTCGGCGAAGCAATTTTAGGGGGATCCACAGTTGGTGAAGTGACGTATGACAGCACCACTCTGGGGACAGATGCAGGTGATTTTGATCTTTCATATTCTGGTGGGGATGCCAATGGAGCAGGTCCGATTGTTGTGACTGCAACCGGCAACACTGGTCCGGTCGACGGATACACCGCATCAGCCTCTGTTCCCCGTCCGGGAAGCGTATAATTTGTTATGAGCAAAACTTAGGGCCATGGGCGTACTCACCGCCCATGGCCATTTTTGCCATACTATTTCTTTTAGGTTTTTCTTTCGATTACTGCCCTTGTGACGTTCATAATGGTTGCGAAGTCAGGATGATAAATCCGCACTGCCGACTGCGCTTCAATCTCCCGGAATGTTTCCGAGAACTTAAGGTTCTTTTGCAATTCCAGAAGAACAGTAACGCCAAACTCTGCAAGAACAAAGTCATCCATTTTGTTCCCCAATTCGATCAACGCCAAGATGGGGTCCACATGGTTTGGCATGCACCTGTGGGCGCATTTGTAAATATTGACGGCCAGGAAGGTTCTCCCCTGCTTCTTCATGCACTCCGCCATGATGAGGTAGGGATAAATCTGGTCAGGGGCTAGCATGGCTGCACTGGTTGCATTTGACAAGGCAGCTTGAAATTGCCCAGACTTAAATTGGATTTTCGCCTTAAGACAAAGGAGTTCATGATCGCGAGGTGCTAAGCAAAGGCCCATTTCTACCCATTTCATGGCCTGAGTCTCTTCACCTATCCACAACCATGAAAATGCTATTTGCTGGTGTATTAGAGGTGAGTCAGGTCGAAGGGCGTAAGCAGCTGAAAAAAAGGCTTTGGCGACCAAAGGATCTTTTTGATGAAACAATTCTATTATTCCAATATTATAAAGAATCCTTCCTCGAATATTGTTGTTGTCATAACGGTCCAAATGCAGGGCACGGGTGTTTAGTTGCATTGCAGACTCTGCCTTGCCGTCTTTCCATAACCATTTTGCCAGATTCATCGCAGGGACGCTGAGCCCGGGAGATTTTTGAACATTGTCCTCCCAGAACGCTATATTATTATCAAAAACTCTGTTGCGCATACGCGCTGTATGCCCGTTTGAGATCAAAACTGCGGTAACCAAGGCCATTGCGAGGAACAGAATCTCTTTCCTATCCGTGACTATTTTTAGCATGGCGAAAAGAAAAACAAATAGTGGGAGAAATAAAAATATGGAAGGAATGTAATTCCTATGTTCGAAAACTATTTCTATAGGGAGAAAGGTGCTTTCGATCACGTGGTTGAACAAAAAGAAGAGGATGCAAAAACTGACCAGAGGCATTTTTTTAATGAATGCACATGCTGAAAAAAAAAATCCCGCGATTATCAGTAAACTCCAGAGTGTGGAAATAGGATCCAGTAGCGATGTGGAGTGAGGGACGTCGTACAAAAAGGTCATCTTACTTGAGGTTGGATACAGCAGCAATCCGAAATACAGCATCATGACCCTTGGTTGGGTTATCAGCCTTTCCCACATGGTGAACGGACGGAATGAGTAATCCAGCAGTATCTTGAAAGGATTGTTCAGCAGGAAAGCCGTTAGTGCTCCCAAGGCGCAAATCCAGAAAGTCCATCTTGCAAACTTGATGATGTGTTCTTTGGTTGCCCCTTGAATCAGGATCAGTTCCAACAAGGCCAAAGAGGGCGCCAGCAATACCGCGTTTTCTTTGGAGGCCACGGCGCAAAGGCCGGAAATCCCGCACCCGACAAACCATCCCCATTTTACTTTCCCGCTGGAAAATCGTCCTTTAAGGTAGAAATACATGGCCGCAATGTAAAACATGCCGGCCATGGAGGTCATGCGTTGCACAATGTAGGTGACGGAGGTGACCTGGATGGGATGAATCGCCCAGAACACAGCGGTCAACAAGGCGAGAGGGTGGGAGAGGTCCCCGTATTTGTCCCGCAGCATGGGGAGGTTGAGCATGGCGTGGATAAACAAAAACAAAAAGCAGGCAGCCAGGTAATGGACGCCCAGATTGAAGACATGAAATCCTGTCACATCCAAGCCGCCTGTATAATAGTTCAAGGCGAAGGACAAAAAGGCCAAAGGCCTCCATAACCTGAATTCCCCTGTGCCTTCATCCCTGAACGGATCAGTCAGGGATTCAAAGTCCAACCGTTCCATACGAATATATTCATTATTAACGATTCTAGGATTATCGTCAAAAACAAACACCCCATGAAAGGAATTGGAATAAATAATGATCAATATAAAAAACAGAGAGATAAAGGCGAACGCGTAACGTCCTGAATTCGGGCTTTGCGGCCACCATTTTATATTTAGATCAAAGGATTTGGATAGTGCATTTTCTTGATTCATTTCCAGGAGGTTCACTCCTTTCCTTTATGTTTGGATCTTATCTGGAATTGGCGCGATGGGCTAATGCGGATGCCTTTTTTCAAGTAATTGTGAAACAAGCCAGAATCCCCCTCCCAGGGCGGCTTCCGTGCAGGTGTCGATCAAGCGCATGCCGATGGCTGCGGCGATCACCACCGGCTGCGGGATGATGACCGGCAAAATCAGAAAGATAATCCCCTCCCGGACGCCTATGCCGGCGGGCGCGAACAGCGCCGCCATCCCAATAAGCATGGCGCCGTAGTAGACGCCTGCAACCACCAAAAAATGCTGCCATTCCACGCTATATAGCGCCCTTATCAGAAAAAAGAAAGAGGCGCCGGTCAGCAAGGCGGGAACTCCGTATGCCCCGACCAGCCGCAGAACCATGCTGTAGGGCGGATATTTTTCCGGCGGAGCCTTTTTTGCCAGGCGAAAAACCAGGCGCAGCATAAAGGGCATGACCCAGGGCGTCAGACTGACCAGCATGGCCAGGGCGCCCAGACCGGAAATCCACTGGAGGCTCACAGGAACGTCCACAGACCCCCAGGTCACGGCCAGGGTTACGATGAGTCCCGAGGCGGCCGTGCTGGACAGGTGCTCGGTAATGGTGGCCGCTGTAATGGCGTTGTTGGGGTGGTTTTTATACTGATTGAACCGGACCAGCAAAATCGTCACTTTGCCGGGGACGTGCCTGCCCATGCGGGAGAGCAGCCAGGCCCTGCCGGTGGTCACGAAATCCTCTCGGATGTCGAAGGCCGCGGCCAGCCTGATCCAAACCGCCAGGTTGGCCAAATACCCTGCAGCGCAGCACAATATGCTCAGTGCAAGATAGGCGGGCGAGATATTGAGCGTATAGGCGCCAAGCTCCCTGGCGTGCCGGAAAATAACCCATCCCACAAAAGAGAGCACAAGCAAGAGCAAGGCCCTGCCGCACCACTTGGGGGCCTTTCCCGGTTTTGCGCCGGAGACCGTTTCCGGGCTAGTCTCCATCATCTGCCTTTTCGCTGGAAATCACCCGGCCCATGTGGTCGAAGCGCAGTTGGGTCACCTGTTCGGATATGAGGCCCATCAAAAAAACCACCACGGCGATGGTCATGAGCATGGCCGAGGTGGGGCCGTATCTTGTGTGCAGCACAAAAATTTTAAAAAGCCCGTAACCCAGGCCCGTCAAGAACATGAGCAGGCTGGCGGGCAAAAAGATTTTCAAGGGGGCGAACAGGGTGGCGATTTTCAGGATGATCAGGAAAAACCGGGCTCCGTCCCTGAAAATTTTTATCTTGCTTTTTCCTTCCCTCGCCGGGGCCGCAAAAGGCACATACACCAGGCTGTAACCGGTCCGGATGACCGCCAGGGTCAGGGTGGTGGGGTACGAAAAGGTATTGGGCAGCAGGTTGACGAACTCTTTGGCGATGGGCGTTTTGACGGCCCGGAAGCCCGAGGTCAGGTCTTCGATTTTCCGGTCGCTGACGTAAGACGCCAGTTGGTTGTACACGGCGTTGGCGAAACTGCGGTGCATGCTGGCCTGAGTGCCCGTGGACCGCGCCCCCACCACCAGGTCGTAAGGCCCCAGCTTTTCCAACAGCCGGGGGATTTCCTCCGGCGGGTGCTGACCGTCCGCGTCCATGAGAACAATGGAGTCTCCCTTGGCGTGACGAATGCCCGTTTTGACGGCCGCGCCGTTGCCCATGTTATAGGGATGGGTGCAAACCCGGGCGCCGGCCGCAAGGGCCATCTGGGCCGTTTGGTCCTTGGACCCGTCGTTCACCACAATAATCTCGTGGGACAGGCCCAGTTGCTCCATGACTTTTCGGACTCTTTCCACGATTTTGCCGATGGCTTGTTCCTCTTCATAGGCGGGCATAATCACGGATACGGAAATTGCTTCCTCTTGAAGGTGCGTCATTGTAAACCTGCGTGAATTGAATTGAAAATTTGGGGAAAAGTGAAACCTGATTTGACTTTATATGGCATATTGAGCCAAAATGTGTAAAGAATAAGTTAATATCCTAATATTATTTGTGACTTTTTTTCCTTAAGGGGAGTAAATCAGGTAAAGGCTTGGGCTCCCCTGCGTACAGCCGGACCGTGACGGGGGAACCATGGACCAGGAAGAGGAAAGACAGGCCGTTTTGGATGTCAAAGCGGGCGCAACCGATCGCTTCGCCCTCTTGGTGGACGCGCACAAAGGGGCGCTGTTCAACCTGGCCTGGCGCATGACCGGCAGCCGCTCCGACGCCGAAGACCTTGTTCAGGAAATATTTGTGCGGGCTTTTCGCAATCTTGGATCCTTTGACGCTGAAAAGCGTTTTTTCCCCTGGTTATACACCATCGGAATCAACCTGATACGAAGCCGCCTCAAGGCTGTTTCCAGGAGACGCCGGGTTTTGCAGGACCAGGAAAAGGAAGGGGCGAAAGAAGCCAGTCCCGAGGAGGCCTTTTTGGCAAAGGAAAGGGCTGACCAGGTGCAGGCCGCTTTGCTGAAATTAAATACGGGACAGCGCGAGGCCTTGCTCCTACGCTATTCTCAAGGCCTGACCTATGATGAGATTGCGGACATTTTACGCATCTCCAACAGCGCTGCAAAAATGCGGGCGGCCCGAGGGCTGGACCGCTTGCGTTCCATTTTACCGGAAACCTTGTTGGACAAAGGCTGATCATGAAACCGAAGGACGAAACAGTAAAGCAATGGATTAAAGACCTTAAACAAGCGGACCCGCCGGAGGACCTGACCCGGCATGTCATGGATCAAATTACGGCCAAGGCCGTGGATTCCCCTCCCCAGACGCTGGCCTGGGTCTTTTTTATCACGGGATTTTTTTTCTTTTGCCTGTTTGTGGTTTTGGCCGCGGGAGTTCGCTACTGGGCTCTGCAGGGAGTGGGGCTGGAGGGCTTGAATCTGGCCCGGAACGCCTCATTCATGGTTTCCCTTTTTATGGGGGCTGCCGGGTGCGGTTTAATCCGCGGAGGGAGAATCGGAGTCAGAACCGCCTATGCAGTAGGCTTAATCACGGCTTC contains these protein-coding regions:
- a CDS encoding type IV pilin protein, whose translation is MLNKWKKKVRGQEGFTLIEIIAVLVILGILAAVAVPKYFDLQEDAAKGAAEGAVAEGISRINQHFGEAILGGSTVGEVTYDSTTLGTDAGDFDLSYSGGDANGAGPIVVTATGNTGPVDGYTASASVPRPGSV
- a CDS encoding RNA polymerase sigma factor, whose amino-acid sequence is MDQEEERQAVLDVKAGATDRFALLVDAHKGALFNLAWRMTGSRSDAEDLVQEIFVRAFRNLGSFDAEKRFFPWLYTIGINLIRSRLKAVSRRRRVLQDQEKEGAKEASPEEAFLAKERADQVQAALLKLNTGQREALLLRYSQGLTYDEIADILRISNSAAKMRAARGLDRLRSILPETLLDKG
- a CDS encoding glycosyltransferase family 2 protein, whose translation is MTHLQEEAISVSVIMPAYEEEQAIGKIVERVRKVMEQLGLSHEIIVVNDGSKDQTAQMALAAGARVCTHPYNMGNGAAVKTGIRHAKGDSIVLMDADGQHPPEEIPRLLEKLGPYDLVVGARSTGTQASMHRSFANAVYNQLASYVSDRKIEDLTSGFRAVKTPIAKEFVNLLPNTFSYPTTLTLAVIRTGYSLVYVPFAAPAREGKSKIKIFRDGARFFLIILKIATLFAPLKIFLPASLLMFLTGLGYGLFKIFVLHTRYGPTSAMLMTIAVVVFLMGLISEQVTQLRFDHMGRVISSEKADDGD
- a CDS encoding type II secretion system F family protein, yielding MATYNYTAMNEVGTKVSGTLEAETSDGARRILSSRGFIPTKVTKTRGEEKAQKESLGDRLSRVGSRDIILFTKQFATMLRAGIPIIDLFQVAESQTENPKLKRVIAQISKDIQEGASLHQAMKKHPSVFSPLYLSMMRAGETSGALPQILERLIYIIDHEEKVKKDIRGAMIYPALVTIVLTGAFFLLEIKVVPVFAKMFSRANIELPLPTKICINIYTFLATYWPFLIGAFALLAVALYFYLRTEQGKYTFNKIVLQLPIFGDLFTKAAMSRFASIFAILQSSGVTVLDSFTILSGTIGSAAMSRQFDGIRQRLEQGRGISEPLREAEFFTPMVINMVAIGEESGNLEEMLQVISDHYDDEVEYAVKALSEAIVPILTIALAAVVGFFALAIFLPMWDMTKMVKR
- a CDS encoding GspE/PulE family protein; this translates as MRIRKRLGELLVEGGLLTDEQLKDALAQHKKSGMKLGKFLVQRGIVREDAMIDAVASQLKIDRYRADKYPVNAELASVIPMDMAQRNQLVPLAKKPHLLTVGMTDPMDIESLDAIEIYTNTEVEAVICTERELTQLISSLYGFSSLADGMEEVQGLEMGPESQVQEESADTEIEVQSLAGMVDEAPVVRLVNSILSQAIREGASDVHIGPEKTYSHVRYRIDGKLHEVPAPPKSLLMPVISRIKILSNMDIATTRIPQDGRFTLKMENREINVRASTVPTIYGENLVLRLLDMSSGIYSLHELGMNKDDRAKIESVIVKPYGMILSTGPTGSGKSTSLYAILQALNKPDINIITVEDPVEYRLEKIKQIQLNRKAGMTFASGLRAILRQDPDVIMVGEIRDGETASIAVQAALTGHRVLSTLHTNDSAGAVTRLVDMGIEPFLVSSVLLVSFAQRLVRTVCTGCQESYIPTEESLAAWGLSQADVAGVDFKRGKGCAMCMQTGFKGRTGIFEVLKNDEAIQDLISRRDSSQEIARSARSAGKMRFLKEDALDKVFAGRTTLEEAASAVMT
- a CDS encoding sigma-54 interaction domain-containing protein; its protein translation is MGKDEMARYTTVFRQVSEVLNRVEARKLFPEIVAQSKAMRQVLSQIKRVAPTDSTVLITGESGTGKELVADSIHRHSQRNGRRFVKINCAAIPETLLESELFGYEKGAFTGAEARKPGKFEQANGGTVFLDEIGDMPLETQAKILRVLEEKEVDRLGGMRPVPVDVRVVAATNRNIQEMVDNNEFREDLFFRLNVFPIQLPPLRERPEDIPFLVEAFLSHSDKEASVSPQAMHILCAHPWHGNVRELRNVVESALLYSQKIVEPEHLPPALSGSMAIPTPVGVFISGEEESLDLDYRLQELEKGILVEALKRSDGVQAQAARLLGIKERSLWHRVKKYGIDVSQIRRHTRQ
- a CDS encoding lysylphosphatidylglycerol synthase domain-containing protein is translated as MMETSPETVSGAKPGKAPKWCGRALLLLVLSFVGWVIFRHARELGAYTLNISPAYLALSILCCAAGYLANLAVWIRLAAAFDIREDFVTTGRAWLLSRMGRHVPGKVTILLVRFNQYKNHPNNAITAATITEHLSSTAASGLIVTLAVTWGSVDVPVSLQWISGLGALAMLVSLTPWVMPFMLRLVFRLAKKAPPEKYPPYSMVLRLVGAYGVPALLTGASFFFLIRALYSVEWQHFLVVAGVYYGAMLIGMAALFAPAGIGVREGIIFLILPVIIPQPVVIAAAIGMRLIDTCTEAALGGGFWLVSQLLEKRHPH
- a CDS encoding ExeA family protein, with the protein product MDYFQLLDLKKEPFSNSPDPEFFYGSRQHLGCLQKLELSVRLRRGLNVITADVGMGKTTLCRQLIRRFSADKDVRTHLLLDPACSSAHEFLCIIAQMFNLPVDPEKDTERRLKEKIKGYLFEQGVEKDKVIALIIDEGQKLPYHCTEVLREFLNYETNSNKLLQIIIFAQTEFDQILQEHPNFADRVSLYHKLSPLSYKETKALVQFRLREAAEGVVPAIFSESGFWAVYQSTGGYPRKIVELGYRVLLALIVQSRRKANWRLVRSCAKRGTPIKRQERTLRPVFTGLLIAAIALGLSVASKEDVASLWKRFSPQSNVELMSAAPAAVAPKPAVKPPAVKQAAAPPAAPAVSAVASSAPETPEQPAQEAPGPADAASIAEEEPLIAESQLEEPPRAQPLYAAVKEPVAAPAAAKPEPAVFPAGLVSMWGGRFTDYSQIIFWFDKEVAFEGPALHSREAEFRFFNAVSKVASYREYSSFPGWVMLKKRDGDVQARIGLPANLEGIEHFVEHDPFRIIVNLYHYQQPRVEDKS